Proteins from a single region of Punica granatum isolate Tunisia-2019 chromosome 8, ASM765513v2, whole genome shotgun sequence:
- the LOC116187105 gene encoding nitrate reductase [NADH]-like isoform X2 produces the protein MAASINNRPLNHLEPSLDGAVLFSSWSSCPSRPSDSPDAPARALQMNPVQDEEHYSLSSEDEAGQSKEYVKVMINGKTDIESTVHDPLDESTADSWIKRSPSMVRLTGKHPFNAEAPLARLMRHGFITPVPLHYVRNHGLVPRASWQHWTIEVTGLVKRPGKLTMNRLVADFPSRELPVTLVCAGNRRKEQNLVKQSIGFNWGPSAVSTSIWRGVPLRDVLKRFGIMTRRSGALYVCFEGAEDLPGGGGSKYGTSINKEVAMDPANDIILAYMQNGELLAPDHGFPLRVIIPGYIGGRMVKWLRRIIVTTKESDNYYHYRDNKVFPSHVDPELANAEAWWYKPEYIVNELNINSVITTPSHEEILPINASTSQRPYTLRGYAYSGGKKVTRVELTMDGGATWHVCELDHPEKPNRYGKYWCWCFWSLEVEVLHLLPAKEIAVRAWDQSFNVQPEKLNWNLMGMMNNCWFRVKTNMCRPHKEEIGIVFEHPTQPGNQLGGWMAKERHLEQASADATLKKSVSSPFMNTSSKTFSVSEVKSHNSADSAWIIVHGHVYDCTHFLKDHPGGADSILINAGTDCTEEFDAIHSDKAKKLLEQYRIGELITTGYNSDSSSGSSSSDGLVKGVQPIKEAVGPARRVALRPGEKIQCKLVSKTSISHDVRIFRFALPSEDQLLGLPVGKHLFLCATIDGKLCMRAYTPISGPDTIGYFDLVIKIYFMNVHPKIPQGGLMTQYLESLPMGSVLEVKGPLGHIEYTVRGGFLVHGKPKFAKRLAMLAGGTGITPVYQIMQAILRDPEDKTVMYLVYANRTEGDILLREELDRWAEEHGERLKVWYVVQQAPNEDWKYSVGFITESILREHVPEGSKEVLALACGPPPMIQSVQADLDKMNYDIKEAMLLF, from the exons ATGGCGGCATCAATCAATAACCGACCACTCAACCACCTCGAACCCTCCCTAGACGGGGCCGTCCTGTTCTCTTCTTGGAGCTCCTGCCCGAGCCGTCCATCAGATTCTCCTGACGCCCCGGCCCGAGCCTTGCAAATGAATCCTGTTCAGGATGAGGAGCACTATAGCTTGTCAAGCGAGGATGAGGCCGGTCAGTCGAAGGAGTACGTTAAAGTGATGATAAATGGAAAAACCGACATCGAGTCAACCGTCCATGACCCACTCGATGAATCAACAGCCGACAGTTGGATCAAGCGCAGCCCTTCCATGGTCCGCCTCACCGGGAAGCACCCTTTCAATGCAGAGGCACCACTGGCACGCCTCATGCGCCACGGGTTCATAACACCGGTCCCACTCCACTATGTGCGCAACCACGGACTGGTCCCTCGGGCCAGTTGGCAGCATTGGACGATCGAGGTGACTGGACTTGTGAAGCGGCCAGGGAAGCTCACTATGAACAGGCTCGTAGCTGATTTCCCGAGCCGGGAGCTCCCAGTCACCCTGGTGTGTGCCGGGAACCGACGGAAGGAGCAAAACCTGGTCAAACAGAGCATCGGATTTAACTGGGGACCAAGCGCAGTGTCCACTTCGATTTGGCGAG GTGTACCGTTGCGGGATGTTCTAAAGAGATTCGGCATCATGACCCGGAGAAGCGGGGCCCTTTATGTGTGCTTCGAGGGGGCCGAGGACCTTCCTGGTGGTGGTGGGTCGAAGTATGGCACGAGCATCAACAAGGAGGTCGCCATGGACCCAGCAAACGACATCATACTGGCCTATATGCAGAACGGGGAACTTCTAGCACCGGATCATGGTTTCCCTTTGAGGGTGATCATACCGGGATACATCGGGGGCAGGATGGTGAAGTGGCTTCGGAGGATTATAGTCACGACTAAGGAGTCCGATAACTACTACCATTACCGTGACAATAAAGTCTTCCCATCTCACGTCGATCCCGAGCTAGCTAATGCTGAAG CTTGGTGGTACAAGCCGGAGTACATAGTCAATGAGCTGAACATAAACTCAGTGATAACTACCCCTTCCCACGAGGAGATTTTGCCCATTAATGCCTCGACCAGCCAGAGACCATATACCCTGCGCGGCTACGCCTATTCTG GCGGGAAGAAGGTGACACGTGTAGAATTGACAATGGATGGAGGTGCCACGTGGCACGTGTGCGAATTGGACCACCCGGAGAAACCCAACCGGTATGGAAAGTACTGGTGCTGGTGCTTCTGGTCCCTCGAGGTCGAGGTCCTCCACCTGCTCCCGGCCAAGGAGATCGCGGTCCGGGCCTGGGACCAGTCCTTCAATGTGCAGCCCGAGAAGCTAAACTGGAATCTCATG GGGATGATGAACAACTGCTGGTTCAGGGTCAAGACGAACATGTGCAGGCCCCACAAGGAAGAGATCGGGATAGTATTTGAGCACCCGACCCAGCCCGGGAACCAGTTGGGTGGCTGGATGGCCAAGGAGAGGCACCTTGAGCAAGCATCCGCTGATGCCACCCTGAAGAAGAGTGTCTCGTCTCCTTTCATGAACACATCCTCAAAGACATTCTCTGTCTCTGAGGTTAAATCACATAATTCGGCCGATTCCGCATGGATCATAGTCCATGGCCATGTCTACGACTGTACGCACTTCTTGAAGGATCACCCTGGCGGGGCCGACAGCATCCTCATCAATGCGGGGACGGACTGCACCGAGGAATTCGATGCCATTCACTCTGACAAGGCCAAGAAGCTTCTCGAGCAGTACCGTATTGGAGAACTGATCACAACTGGCTACAATTCGGACTCCTCATCAGGCTCTAGCTCCTCCGATGGCCTAGTAAAGGGAGTGCAGCCCATTAAAGAAGCAGTGGGCCCAGCAAGACGTGTCGCACTCCGCCCCGGCGAGAAGATCCAATGCAAGCTAGTCTCGAAGACCTCGATCTCACACGATGTCAGGATTTTCAGGTTTGCACTCCCATCAGAAGATCAGCTACTGGGCTTGCCCGTTGGGAAGCATTTATTTTTGTGTGCCACGATCGACGGGAAGCTGTGCATGAGGGCCTATACGCCTATTAGTGGGCCGGATACAATAGGGTACTTCGACCTCGTGATCAAGATTTATTTCATGAATGTCCACCCGAAAATTCCCCAAGGCGGGCTCATGACGCAGTACTTGGAATCGCTTCCGATGGGCTCGGTGTTGGAGGTGAAAGGCCCCCTAGGCCACATAGAGTACACCGTTCGAGGAGGGTTCTTAGTCCATGGAAAGCCCAAATTCGCGAAGAGGCTGGCGATGCTGGCTGGTGGGACGGGGATCACACCAGTTTATCAGATAATGCAGGCGATCCTCAGGGACCCAGAAGATAAAACCGTCATGTACCTTGTGTATGCCAATCGAACCGAAGGGGACATACTGCTAAGAGAAGAGCTTGACCGATGGGCGGAGGAGCACGGTGAGAGGCTGAAGGTGTGGTACGTGGTGCAACAGGCTCCTAACGAAGATTGGAAATACAGTGTCGGGTTCATCACAGAGAGCATTCTAAGGGAACACGTCCCTGAAGGGTCGAAGGAGGTCCTAGCGCTAGCATGTGGACCCCCACCGATGATTCAGTCTGTGCAGGCTGATTTGGATAAGATGAATTACGACATCAAGGAAGCAATGCTGCTATTTTAG
- the LOC116187105 gene encoding nitrate reductase [NADH]-like isoform X1, which produces MAASINNRPLNHLEPSLDGAVLFSSWSSCPSRPSDSPDAPARALQMNPVQDEEHYSLSSEDEAGQSKEYVKVMINGKTDIESTVHDPLDESTADSWIKRSPSMVRLTGKHPFNAEAPLARLMRHGFITPVPLHYVRNHGLVPRASWQHWTIEVTGLVKRPGKLTMNRLVADFPSRELPVTLVCAGNRRKEQNLVKQSIGFNWGPSAVSTSIWRGVPLRDVLKRFGIMTRRSGALYVCFEGAEDLPGGGGSKYGTSINKEVAMDPANDIILAYMQNGELLAPDHGFPLRVIIPGYIGGRMVKWLRRIIVTTKESDNYYHYRDNKVFPSHVDPELANAEAWWYKPEYIVNELNINSVITTPSHEEILPINASTSQRPYTLRGYAYSGGGKKVTRVELTMDGGATWHVCELDHPEKPNRYGKYWCWCFWSLEVEVLHLLPAKEIAVRAWDQSFNVQPEKLNWNLMGMMNNCWFRVKTNMCRPHKEEIGIVFEHPTQPGNQLGGWMAKERHLEQASADATLKKSVSSPFMNTSSKTFSVSEVKSHNSADSAWIIVHGHVYDCTHFLKDHPGGADSILINAGTDCTEEFDAIHSDKAKKLLEQYRIGELITTGYNSDSSSGSSSSDGLVKGVQPIKEAVGPARRVALRPGEKIQCKLVSKTSISHDVRIFRFALPSEDQLLGLPVGKHLFLCATIDGKLCMRAYTPISGPDTIGYFDLVIKIYFMNVHPKIPQGGLMTQYLESLPMGSVLEVKGPLGHIEYTVRGGFLVHGKPKFAKRLAMLAGGTGITPVYQIMQAILRDPEDKTVMYLVYANRTEGDILLREELDRWAEEHGERLKVWYVVQQAPNEDWKYSVGFITESILREHVPEGSKEVLALACGPPPMIQSVQADLDKMNYDIKEAMLLF; this is translated from the exons ATGGCGGCATCAATCAATAACCGACCACTCAACCACCTCGAACCCTCCCTAGACGGGGCCGTCCTGTTCTCTTCTTGGAGCTCCTGCCCGAGCCGTCCATCAGATTCTCCTGACGCCCCGGCCCGAGCCTTGCAAATGAATCCTGTTCAGGATGAGGAGCACTATAGCTTGTCAAGCGAGGATGAGGCCGGTCAGTCGAAGGAGTACGTTAAAGTGATGATAAATGGAAAAACCGACATCGAGTCAACCGTCCATGACCCACTCGATGAATCAACAGCCGACAGTTGGATCAAGCGCAGCCCTTCCATGGTCCGCCTCACCGGGAAGCACCCTTTCAATGCAGAGGCACCACTGGCACGCCTCATGCGCCACGGGTTCATAACACCGGTCCCACTCCACTATGTGCGCAACCACGGACTGGTCCCTCGGGCCAGTTGGCAGCATTGGACGATCGAGGTGACTGGACTTGTGAAGCGGCCAGGGAAGCTCACTATGAACAGGCTCGTAGCTGATTTCCCGAGCCGGGAGCTCCCAGTCACCCTGGTGTGTGCCGGGAACCGACGGAAGGAGCAAAACCTGGTCAAACAGAGCATCGGATTTAACTGGGGACCAAGCGCAGTGTCCACTTCGATTTGGCGAG GTGTACCGTTGCGGGATGTTCTAAAGAGATTCGGCATCATGACCCGGAGAAGCGGGGCCCTTTATGTGTGCTTCGAGGGGGCCGAGGACCTTCCTGGTGGTGGTGGGTCGAAGTATGGCACGAGCATCAACAAGGAGGTCGCCATGGACCCAGCAAACGACATCATACTGGCCTATATGCAGAACGGGGAACTTCTAGCACCGGATCATGGTTTCCCTTTGAGGGTGATCATACCGGGATACATCGGGGGCAGGATGGTGAAGTGGCTTCGGAGGATTATAGTCACGACTAAGGAGTCCGATAACTACTACCATTACCGTGACAATAAAGTCTTCCCATCTCACGTCGATCCCGAGCTAGCTAATGCTGAAG CTTGGTGGTACAAGCCGGAGTACATAGTCAATGAGCTGAACATAAACTCAGTGATAACTACCCCTTCCCACGAGGAGATTTTGCCCATTAATGCCTCGACCAGCCAGAGACCATATACCCTGCGCGGCTACGCCTATTCTG GAGGCGGGAAGAAGGTGACACGTGTAGAATTGACAATGGATGGAGGTGCCACGTGGCACGTGTGCGAATTGGACCACCCGGAGAAACCCAACCGGTATGGAAAGTACTGGTGCTGGTGCTTCTGGTCCCTCGAGGTCGAGGTCCTCCACCTGCTCCCGGCCAAGGAGATCGCGGTCCGGGCCTGGGACCAGTCCTTCAATGTGCAGCCCGAGAAGCTAAACTGGAATCTCATG GGGATGATGAACAACTGCTGGTTCAGGGTCAAGACGAACATGTGCAGGCCCCACAAGGAAGAGATCGGGATAGTATTTGAGCACCCGACCCAGCCCGGGAACCAGTTGGGTGGCTGGATGGCCAAGGAGAGGCACCTTGAGCAAGCATCCGCTGATGCCACCCTGAAGAAGAGTGTCTCGTCTCCTTTCATGAACACATCCTCAAAGACATTCTCTGTCTCTGAGGTTAAATCACATAATTCGGCCGATTCCGCATGGATCATAGTCCATGGCCATGTCTACGACTGTACGCACTTCTTGAAGGATCACCCTGGCGGGGCCGACAGCATCCTCATCAATGCGGGGACGGACTGCACCGAGGAATTCGATGCCATTCACTCTGACAAGGCCAAGAAGCTTCTCGAGCAGTACCGTATTGGAGAACTGATCACAACTGGCTACAATTCGGACTCCTCATCAGGCTCTAGCTCCTCCGATGGCCTAGTAAAGGGAGTGCAGCCCATTAAAGAAGCAGTGGGCCCAGCAAGACGTGTCGCACTCCGCCCCGGCGAGAAGATCCAATGCAAGCTAGTCTCGAAGACCTCGATCTCACACGATGTCAGGATTTTCAGGTTTGCACTCCCATCAGAAGATCAGCTACTGGGCTTGCCCGTTGGGAAGCATTTATTTTTGTGTGCCACGATCGACGGGAAGCTGTGCATGAGGGCCTATACGCCTATTAGTGGGCCGGATACAATAGGGTACTTCGACCTCGTGATCAAGATTTATTTCATGAATGTCCACCCGAAAATTCCCCAAGGCGGGCTCATGACGCAGTACTTGGAATCGCTTCCGATGGGCTCGGTGTTGGAGGTGAAAGGCCCCCTAGGCCACATAGAGTACACCGTTCGAGGAGGGTTCTTAGTCCATGGAAAGCCCAAATTCGCGAAGAGGCTGGCGATGCTGGCTGGTGGGACGGGGATCACACCAGTTTATCAGATAATGCAGGCGATCCTCAGGGACCCAGAAGATAAAACCGTCATGTACCTTGTGTATGCCAATCGAACCGAAGGGGACATACTGCTAAGAGAAGAGCTTGACCGATGGGCGGAGGAGCACGGTGAGAGGCTGAAGGTGTGGTACGTGGTGCAACAGGCTCCTAACGAAGATTGGAAATACAGTGTCGGGTTCATCACAGAGAGCATTCTAAGGGAACACGTCCCTGAAGGGTCGAAGGAGGTCCTAGCGCTAGCATGTGGACCCCCACCGATGATTCAGTCTGTGCAGGCTGATTTGGATAAGATGAATTACGACATCAAGGAAGCAATGCTGCTATTTTAG